A DNA window from Bradyrhizobium barranii subsp. barranii contains the following coding sequences:
- a CDS encoding DUF1345 domain-containing protein — MATDKDDPVLVRFRKMSRPMRLIYARPRTFIALAAGILVCLLLPGSHRLVTRLLFGWDALIAVYLVLVYAMMLCNDQQHIRRSAAMQDDGRFVILLVTAIGAFASIAAIMSELGTPHRGAWELTIAIATIALSWAAVHTTFALHYAHDYYRHPPGGLQFPSGDKEDHADYWDFVYFSFVIGMTAQVSDVGITDKTIRRTATAHGIVSFIYNTALLALTVNIAASAISN; from the coding sequence ATGGCCACCGACAAAGACGATCCCGTCCTCGTCCGCTTCCGCAAGATGTCGCGGCCGATGCGGCTGATCTATGCGCGGCCGCGCACCTTTATCGCGCTCGCTGCCGGCATCCTGGTCTGCTTACTGCTGCCGGGATCGCACCGGTTGGTGACGCGGCTGCTGTTCGGCTGGGATGCGTTGATCGCGGTTTATCTCGTGCTGGTCTACGCGATGATGCTGTGCAACGACCAGCAGCACATCCGCCGCAGTGCCGCAATGCAGGACGACGGCCGCTTCGTGATCCTGCTGGTGACGGCGATCGGCGCCTTCGCCAGCATCGCAGCGATCATGTCTGAGCTCGGCACGCCGCATCGCGGGGCGTGGGAGTTGACCATCGCGATCGCCACCATCGCGCTGTCATGGGCCGCCGTGCACACGACCTTCGCGCTGCATTACGCCCATGATTATTACCGGCACCCGCCGGGCGGATTGCAGTTTCCGAGCGGCGATAAGGAAGATCACGCCGATTATTGGGACTTCGTCTATTTCTCGTTCGTGATCGGCATGACCGCGCAGGTCTCCGACGTCGGCATCACCGACAAGACCATCCGCCGCACCGCGACCGCGCATGGCATCGTGTCGTTCATCTACAACACGGCGTTGCTGGCGCTGACAGTGAACATCGCGGCAAGCGCGATCTCGAACTGA
- a CDS encoding caspase family protein — protein MRSLLGLCPLFLALLFGAAPALAGKRVALVLANSSYQYAPSLANPVNDGAVMAETLKDAGFEIVESRHDLSALETRRVLRDFADVTRDADIAVIYYAGHGIEVEGSNYLIPVDAKLERDTDVYDQGLSLDRVLVTVEPAKQLRLVILDACRDNPFGKTMKRTVVSRGIGRGLAQVEPNSPNTLIAYSAKAGFTAQDGDGANSPFTVALSKHLTTPGLDVRRAFGFVRDDVLKSTGNKQEPFVYGSLGGEDVPLVPVKVVAAAPVAPVVNPQAADIRRDYELALQVGNRPAWEAFLAQHPDGFYANLAKLQVEKIGAEQAHAAATEKAKQAEAERDRLAALGAQKDAQAKAAADAKAAEQAQLAAQKAKEQVQQQAAAAEQQRVNLAAAAPGAAPASTASPAGASVASLTPTTTPVDLSRLVQTELGRVGCFSGQADGNWNTTSRRSLSQFNRYAGTRLDVKVASTDALDTVKSKPSRVCPLVCEHGFKADGDKCTKIVCREGYAINDDNACEKQRVAKPATAKPATAKRDDGDERPARQRRQAGGAAGGDGAAAGIAAAASAGRASGGGQIFCNGGSCRPVNRGCHLEYRGGGGPGNDANAEVCN, from the coding sequence ATGCGTAGCCTGCTCGGACTTTGTCCGCTTTTTCTGGCTCTCTTGTTCGGCGCTGCGCCCGCTCTCGCCGGAAAGCGCGTGGCGCTGGTCCTTGCCAACTCGTCGTATCAGTACGCGCCGTCGCTCGCGAACCCCGTCAATGACGGTGCAGTGATGGCCGAGACGCTGAAGGACGCCGGCTTCGAAATTGTGGAGTCCCGGCATGATCTGTCCGCGTTGGAGACGCGGCGCGTGCTGCGCGATTTTGCCGATGTGACGCGCGATGCCGACATCGCCGTGATCTACTATGCCGGCCACGGTATCGAGGTCGAAGGCTCGAACTATCTGATCCCTGTTGACGCCAAGCTCGAACGCGACACCGATGTCTACGACCAGGGGCTGTCGCTCGACCGCGTCCTGGTCACGGTCGAGCCCGCCAAGCAGCTTCGCCTGGTGATCCTCGACGCCTGCCGCGATAATCCGTTCGGCAAGACCATGAAGCGCACGGTTGTCTCGCGCGGCATCGGCCGCGGCCTGGCCCAGGTCGAGCCGAACAGCCCCAACACGCTGATCGCCTACTCGGCCAAGGCCGGCTTCACGGCGCAGGACGGCGACGGCGCCAACAGCCCGTTTACGGTCGCGCTGTCGAAGCATCTGACGACGCCGGGCCTCGACGTCCGCCGCGCCTTCGGCTTCGTGCGCGACGACGTGCTCAAATCGACCGGCAACAAGCAGGAGCCGTTCGTGTACGGCTCGCTCGGCGGCGAGGACGTGCCGCTGGTGCCGGTCAAGGTGGTCGCGGCCGCTCCGGTGGCGCCGGTGGTGAACCCGCAGGCGGCCGATATCCGCCGCGACTACGAGCTCGCGCTCCAGGTTGGCAACAGGCCGGCCTGGGAGGCATTCCTGGCCCAGCATCCTGACGGCTTCTATGCGAATCTCGCCAAGCTTCAGGTCGAAAAAATCGGTGCCGAGCAGGCCCATGCGGCGGCCACCGAGAAGGCGAAGCAGGCCGAGGCCGAACGCGATCGTCTTGCCGCCCTCGGTGCGCAGAAGGATGCGCAGGCCAAGGCCGCGGCTGATGCGAAGGCCGCCGAGCAGGCGCAGCTCGCCGCGCAGAAGGCCAAGGAGCAGGTGCAGCAACAGGCGGCCGCGGCCGAGCAGCAGCGCGTCAACCTCGCCGCAGCGGCGCCAGGTGCTGCACCCGCCAGCACGGCGAGCCCCGCCGGCGCCAGCGTCGCTTCGCTGACGCCGACGACCACGCCGGTCGACCTCAGCCGCTTGGTGCAGACCGAGCTCGGCCGCGTCGGCTGCTTCTCCGGGCAGGCCGATGGCAACTGGAATACGACTTCGCGGCGCTCGCTGTCGCAGTTCAACCGTTACGCCGGCACCAGGCTCGACGTGAAAGTGGCGAGCACCGATGCGCTCGATACCGTCAAGTCAAAGCCGTCGCGCGTCTGCCCGCTGGTCTGCGAGCACGGCTTCAAGGCCGACGGCGACAAGTGCACGAAGATCGTTTGCCGTGAGGGCTATGCGATCAACGACGACAATGCGTGCGAGAAGCAGCGCGTCGCCAAACCTGCGACGGCCAAGCCCGCGACTGCCAAGCGCGACGACGGCGATGAGCGTCCCGCACGGCAGCGCCGTCAGGCCGGTGGCGCGGCGGGCGGCGATGGTGCCGCCGCGGGCATTGCGGCTGCCGCGAGCGCCGGCCGCGCCTCGGGTGGCGGGCAGATTTTCTGCAATGGCGGCAGCTGCCGCCCGGTCAACCGTGGCTGTCATCTCGAATATCGCGGCGGCGGCGGCCCCGGCAACGACGCCAATGCCGAGGTGTGCAACTAG
- a CDS encoding GFA family protein yields the protein MTGSENSNARILTGECYCRAVRYEVADAFSYALNCHCSNCRRTTGSAFKPFAGIVQDKLRIVRGEDQRLIYGDDTTHDAHCARCGSLLYSRVREGKWVHVAMGTLVDAPSIRPSAHIFVGSKAPWHVITDELPQYRGHIGGD from the coding sequence ATGACCGGATCAGAAAATTCGAACGCTCGGATCCTCACCGGCGAATGCTATTGCCGTGCCGTGCGCTACGAGGTCGCGGACGCGTTCTCTTACGCGCTGAACTGCCACTGTTCGAACTGCCGCCGCACCACCGGCTCCGCCTTCAAGCCATTCGCCGGGATCGTGCAGGACAAGCTGCGCATCGTCCGTGGCGAGGACCAGCGCCTCATCTATGGCGACGACACAACCCACGACGCGCACTGCGCCCGCTGCGGCTCGCTCCTTTATTCCCGGGTGCGCGAGGGAAAATGGGTCCATGTCGCCATGGGAACCCTGGTTGACGCCCCCTCGATCCGGCCGAGCGCCCACATTTTCGTGGGCTCGAAGGCGCCCTGGCATGTGATCACGGACGAGCTGCCGCAATACCGGGGACACATCGGGGGTGACTGA
- the bla gene encoding class A beta-lactamase, producing the protein MPLDRRTLLASLCWMAASPALAVDAPPELESYERESGGRIGVYAENLTTGAKLAWRADERFVMCSTFKASLAACVLARADRGEEQLAAMIPYGKADLLDYAPVAKQNLTAGAMSVTDMCKAIVELSDNTCANLLLARIGGPAALTAFWRSLGDTTSRLDHNEPELNRSPPGDPRDTTTPAAMAGNLKRLVVGEALSPASRTQLTEWMVDCKTGANRLRGGLPAGWKIGDKTGNNGKDASGDIAVVWPKLDNKADVPILIAAYTQGGRPNAAQIEAAFARVGRMVAERLA; encoded by the coding sequence ATGCCTCTCGACCGCCGTACCCTGCTTGCCTCGCTGTGCTGGATGGCCGCCTCCCCCGCGCTCGCCGTAGACGCACCGCCGGAGCTCGAATCCTACGAGCGCGAGAGCGGCGGGCGGATCGGGGTCTATGCCGAGAACCTCACGACTGGCGCGAAGCTCGCATGGCGCGCCGACGAGCGCTTCGTCATGTGTTCGACGTTCAAGGCTTCGCTCGCGGCCTGCGTGCTGGCGCGGGCCGATCGCGGCGAGGAGCAGCTTGCGGCCATGATCCCCTACGGCAAGGCCGACCTGCTCGACTACGCGCCGGTCGCCAAACAAAATCTCACCGCCGGCGCGATGTCGGTCACCGACATGTGCAAGGCCATCGTCGAGCTCAGCGACAACACCTGCGCCAACCTGCTCTTGGCGCGGATCGGCGGCCCCGCCGCGCTCACGGCCTTCTGGCGATCGCTCGGCGACACCACCTCGCGGCTCGACCACAACGAGCCCGAGCTCAACCGCTCACCGCCCGGCGATCCCCGGGACACCACGACGCCGGCGGCGATGGCCGGCAATCTGAAGCGGCTGGTGGTAGGCGAAGCACTGTCGCCGGCCTCGCGGACCCAGCTCACCGAATGGATGGTGGACTGCAAGACCGGCGCCAACCGGCTGCGCGGCGGCCTGCCGGCAGGCTGGAAGATCGGCGACAAGACCGGCAACAACGGCAAGGATGCGTCGGGCGATATCGCGGTCGTCTGGCCCAAGCTCGACAACAAGGCGGATGTACCAATCCTGATCGCGGCCTATACCCAGGGCGGGAGGCCCAACGCCGCGCAGATCGAAGCCGCGTTCGCGCGCGTCGGACGCATGGTGGCCGAACGGCTGGCGTGA
- a CDS encoding Na+/H+ antiporter, which produces MIAAKFQTFLILLTVLAGTALVARRFNIAPAILLMLSGVGLAFVPGMPPVELPPELVLLMVLPPLIYSASVAMSWREFRNNLRPIVLLAIGAVIFTAALVASATHYVIGLPWTIGFLLGAIVAPPDVVAPLAIARRLSIPRRLLVVLEGEGLANDATALILYRFALAAIMVGHFSLPLAAGEFILIVASEIAFGIGIGWLSLRFRKWSRDPQVELTLSLITPYVSYWLPEHIGGSGVIATVACGLYVSWNGPLLISASTRLQGIFFWDLIIYLIEGLLFLLTGFQMRALYEKSKAFPLDDIMIATAVVLAVIVIARFVWLYPAIYLPRILSKSLRKRDPSPPWQWPFVLAFTGVRGAVSLAAALALPFTLPDGNAFPYRDLILFVAFGVIFVTLIGVGLTLPPVVRWLGVAEAGRNEHVAEHEAEISARRQALEAALKSLDAMTEEKDVSDEVMRLLRARHEIRVNQLPDSLDPNHHDVSAAGTALTRDLIVAERKFIHDLLRDGKITDETRRRIERDLDLEEASLANREYRGVPL; this is translated from the coding sequence ATGATCGCAGCGAAATTTCAGACCTTTCTCATCCTGCTCACGGTGCTGGCCGGCACCGCGCTGGTCGCCCGCCGCTTCAACATCGCGCCCGCCATTCTCCTGATGCTGTCCGGCGTCGGCCTCGCCTTCGTGCCGGGCATGCCGCCGGTGGAACTGCCGCCGGAACTGGTGCTGCTGATGGTGCTGCCGCCGCTGATCTACTCGGCGAGCGTCGCGATGAGCTGGCGCGAGTTCAGGAACAATCTGCGGCCGATCGTGCTGCTCGCGATCGGCGCGGTGATCTTCACCGCAGCGCTGGTGGCGAGTGCCACGCATTATGTGATCGGCCTGCCCTGGACCATCGGATTCCTGCTGGGCGCCATCGTCGCTCCGCCCGACGTGGTGGCGCCGCTCGCGATCGCGCGCCGTCTGAGCATACCGCGCCGGCTCCTGGTCGTCCTCGAGGGCGAAGGGCTCGCGAACGACGCGACCGCCCTGATCCTCTACCGCTTCGCGCTTGCGGCCATCATGGTCGGCCATTTCTCGCTGCCGCTGGCGGCCGGCGAGTTTATCCTCATCGTCGCCAGCGAGATCGCCTTTGGCATCGGCATTGGCTGGCTCTCCCTTCGCTTCCGCAAATGGTCCAGGGATCCGCAGGTCGAGCTGACGCTGTCGCTGATCACGCCCTACGTGTCCTACTGGCTGCCCGAGCATATCGGCGGCTCCGGCGTGATCGCGACCGTGGCCTGCGGCCTCTATGTGAGCTGGAACGGGCCGCTGCTGATCTCGGCGTCGACCCGCCTGCAAGGCATCTTCTTCTGGGATCTCATCATCTACCTGATCGAGGGCCTGCTATTCCTGCTCACCGGCTTCCAGATGCGGGCACTCTACGAGAAGTCGAAGGCGTTTCCGCTCGACGATATCATGATCGCGACCGCGGTGGTCCTGGCGGTCATCGTCATCGCACGCTTCGTCTGGCTGTATCCTGCGATCTATCTGCCGCGGATATTGAGCAAGAGCCTGCGCAAGCGTGACCCATCGCCGCCATGGCAATGGCCGTTCGTGCTCGCCTTCACCGGCGTGCGCGGCGCGGTGTCGCTGGCGGCCGCGCTGGCGCTGCCGTTCACGTTGCCTGATGGCAATGCCTTCCCGTATCGCGACCTGATCTTGTTCGTCGCCTTCGGAGTCATCTTCGTGACGCTGATCGGCGTCGGCCTGACGCTTCCGCCGGTGGTGCGCTGGCTCGGTGTCGCCGAGGCCGGCCGCAACGAGCATGTCGCCGAGCACGAGGCCGAGATCTCGGCACGCCGCCAGGCGCTCGAGGCGGCGCTGAAGTCGCTCGACGCAATGACCGAGGAAAAGGATGTGTCGGACGAGGTGATGCGGCTCCTGCGCGCGCGTCACGAGATTCGTGTCAACCAGCTTCCGGATTCACTCGACCCCAACCATCACGACGTCTCCGCCGCCGGCACCGCCCTGACCCGCGACCTGATCGTCGCCGAGCGAAAGTTCATCCACGACCTCCTGCGCGACGGCAAGATCACCGACGAGACACGGCGCCGGATCGAGCGCGACCTGGACCTGGAAGAGGCAAGCCTGGCGAACAGGGAGTATCGCGGGGTGCCGCTGTAG
- a CDS encoding N-acetylmuramoyl-L-alanine amidase encodes MVALLLPSVDAGRAASARKVAKARPRPAPAPAKCEMPKFRIVVDVGHTPDSYGALSARNDPEFGFNFRLARLITAKLKAEGFAATRLLVTDGKARPSLFKRVSAANDGRADLVLSIHHDSVPDKLLETWEFNGAKSYFSDRFSGHSLFVSERNPHFTSSLKLARMIGRQLKEQGLHYASQYTLPVMGRYRRQLLDKDVGVYRYDGLVVLSRTRSAAVLLEAGSIINRDEEMEMNSSERQELIAGAVAAGVGEFCERR; translated from the coding sequence ATGGTCGCGCTGTTGCTTCCGTCGGTCGACGCGGGCCGTGCTGCTTCCGCCCGGAAGGTTGCGAAAGCCAGACCTAGGCCTGCGCCCGCACCAGCCAAATGTGAGATGCCGAAATTCCGGATCGTCGTCGACGTCGGGCATACCCCGGACTCCTACGGCGCTCTCAGCGCGCGCAATGATCCGGAGTTCGGCTTCAACTTCCGGCTCGCAAGGCTGATCACGGCAAAACTCAAAGCCGAAGGCTTTGCCGCAACCCGGTTGCTCGTCACCGACGGCAAGGCGCGGCCGAGCCTGTTCAAGCGCGTCAGTGCCGCGAATGACGGCCGGGCCGATCTCGTGCTGTCGATCCATCACGACTCAGTGCCGGACAAGCTGCTCGAGACCTGGGAATTCAACGGCGCAAAGAGCTATTTCAGCGACCGCTTCTCGGGCCACTCGCTGTTCGTGTCCGAGCGCAATCCGCACTTCACCAGCAGCCTGAAGCTGGCCCGGATGATCGGCAGACAGTTGAAGGAGCAGGGGCTGCACTACGCCAGCCAATACACCCTGCCGGTGATGGGCCGCTACCGGCGCCAGCTGCTCGACAAGGATGTCGGCGTCTACCGCTATGACGGGCTCGTCGTGCTGTCGCGAACGCGAAGCGCGGCAGTGCTGCTCGAAGCCGGCTCGATCATCAACCGCGACGAGGAGATGGAGATGAACTCGTCGGAGCGGCAGGAGTTGATTGCGGGCGCCGTTGCGGCGGGGGTCGGGGAATTCTGCGAGAGGCGATAG
- a CDS encoding IS256 family transposase: MTETTNVLAFRQPSAVDDPLTDIVRAGARDLLARAIEIEVGAFLASKANLTLPDGRARLVRHGHGPVREIATGIGPVEVARPKVRDRGASGPGDRLRFSSAILPLWARRTKSLDALIPVLYLRGISTGDFQEALSALLGKDAPNLSPSVIAGLKADWQVEYERWQRRDLSARRYVYIWADGVYLQARMEDHSECMLVLIGTTPEGKKELIGFQVGVRESAQSWRELLIDLRQRGLRIAPQLAIGDGALGFWKALDEAFPGTRHQRCWCHKVSNVLDKVAKSVQGPMKNDLRNIYLAPHRAEAETAIDVFVEKYHVKYGRAVECLIKDRHALLAFFDFPAEHWIHLRSSNPIESVFATVRHRTVRTKGSLSQQTAKLMVFKLIDAASKTWRRLKSTNQLPKVIAGVKFIDGIEVIPNTESHAA; the protein is encoded by the coding sequence ATGACCGAGACTACCAATGTTCTTGCTTTCCGTCAGCCGTCCGCGGTTGATGATCCACTGACCGATATCGTTCGAGCCGGCGCGCGGGACCTGCTTGCCAGGGCGATCGAGATCGAGGTTGGCGCGTTTCTGGCCAGCAAGGCCAATCTGACGCTGCCCGACGGTCGAGCGCGCCTGGTCCGACATGGGCACGGTCCGGTGCGCGAGATTGCGACCGGCATCGGTCCGGTGGAGGTCGCTCGTCCCAAGGTCCGCGACCGCGGAGCGAGCGGGCCAGGCGACCGCCTCCGCTTCAGTTCGGCAATCCTGCCGCTATGGGCGCGGCGGACGAAGAGCCTGGATGCCTTGATCCCGGTCCTCTATTTGCGCGGCATCTCGACCGGCGACTTCCAGGAGGCGCTCTCGGCGCTGCTCGGCAAGGATGCGCCGAACCTGTCGCCTTCGGTGATCGCCGGCCTGAAGGCCGATTGGCAGGTCGAGTACGAACGCTGGCAGAGACGCGATCTGTCGGCGCGTCGCTATGTCTACATCTGGGCCGATGGCGTGTACCTGCAGGCCCGCATGGAAGATCACAGCGAATGCATGCTGGTGCTGATTGGCACCACGCCGGAAGGCAAGAAGGAGCTGATCGGCTTCCAGGTCGGCGTGCGCGAGAGCGCGCAGAGCTGGCGCGAACTCCTGATCGACCTGCGGCAACGCGGGTTACGGATTGCCCCGCAACTCGCCATCGGCGACGGCGCCCTCGGCTTCTGGAAGGCACTGGACGAGGCCTTTCCCGGCACGCGGCACCAACGATGCTGGTGCCATAAAGTGAGCAACGTACTCGACAAGGTCGCCAAATCCGTGCAGGGCCCCATGAAGAACGACCTGCGGAACATCTATCTGGCCCCACACCGGGCCGAAGCTGAAACCGCGATCGACGTCTTCGTCGAGAAATACCACGTCAAATACGGACGTGCGGTGGAGTGCCTGATCAAGGATCGCCATGCGCTGCTCGCCTTCTTCGACTTCCCTGCTGAGCACTGGATCCACCTACGCAGCTCGAACCCGATCGAGAGCGTCTTCGCCACGGTGCGCCACCGAACGGTGCGGACCAAGGGATCGCTGTCGCAACAAACTGCGAAGCTGATGGTGTTCAAGCTCATCGACGCCGCATCGAAGACCTGGCGGCGATTGAAGAGCACGAACCAGTTGCCGAAAGTCATCGCCGGTGTAAAGTTCATCGACGGAATCGAAGTCATTCCGAACACTGAAAGCCACGCCGCCTGA
- a CDS encoding SUMF1/EgtB/PvdO family nonheme iron enzyme translates to MRWVAATILALVFYGFAGQALAEKRVALVIGNSSYRNVPSLPNPRNDAAEIASLFRSAGFSAVDARRDLGISDMRRAISDFAEMASDADVAVVYFAGHGIEVDGANYVIPVDAKLSRDFDIEDEAISLDRILKSIEPTKRLRLVILDACRDNPFLKTMKRTIASRSIGRGLAKVEPAISDTLIAFAAKAGSVALDGDAKNSPFTAALLHNIAAPGLDLRIAFGRVRDEVLKVTNRHQEPFVYGSLGGSVISIVDAPKLPPPPTTDDIVWNAVKDSTYPAVFEEFIAKFPTTPHLKAAESRRDELKQAQAVAAARIPPPPTADEIVWAAIRDSNYPAIFDDFLSKFPASKHRGEAQSRADELQKQIAAAAARVPPPPTADEVVWDAIKGSTYPAIFDDFASKFPASPHLADAKARRDELKKQIAATQAPPPPAAEDIVWAAIKGSRDPAIFDEFVSKYAASPHIAAARQRGDDLRKEIAAAQAPPPPPADEIVWNAIKESHDPAIFEEYSAKYSNSSHVSAALSRRDELKKERAAAAAPPPPPLATDEIVWNAIKDGRSPAMFEEFLSKFPESSRSAEVRERLKALQAVQVASTNATLPAPDTTQQREGLTALGIKVLSDSEEAALKQKASFKECEKCPEMVVVPPGAFMMGTSESASKRTAESSRHKVTFAHSFAVGRYAVTFAEWDACVVDGGCNGYKPWDNGWGRGRRPAINISWSDAKSYAAWLSARTGKTYRLLSEAEREYVTRAGTTSSFWWGVSVSRGQANYDDRASQDKNAKGASGQKTAPVDSFQPNPWGLYQVHGNIWEWVEDCVNDTYEGAPVDGSPWLKGRCEQRVLRGGSWVSKADAVEAGSRYGVQSEGRVSNVGFRVARTLR, encoded by the coding sequence ATGCGCTGGGTGGCGGCTACCATTCTTGCGCTCGTTTTTTACGGGTTCGCGGGTCAGGCGCTGGCCGAGAAGCGCGTCGCTCTGGTGATTGGCAATTCGTCGTACCGGAATGTCCCGAGCCTTCCGAATCCCCGGAATGACGCCGCCGAGATTGCCTCCCTGTTCAGATCTGCAGGATTTTCCGCGGTCGATGCCCGCCGTGATCTTGGGATTTCAGACATGCGGCGCGCGATCAGCGATTTCGCCGAGATGGCAAGCGATGCCGACGTGGCCGTCGTCTATTTCGCCGGCCATGGCATCGAGGTCGATGGTGCAAACTACGTCATCCCCGTCGACGCGAAGTTGTCCCGCGATTTCGACATTGAGGACGAAGCCATTTCCCTCGATCGCATTCTGAAATCGATCGAGCCCACCAAGCGGCTTCGCCTCGTCATCCTGGATGCGTGCCGGGACAACCCGTTCTTGAAGACCATGAAGCGAACCATAGCGTCCCGATCGATCGGTCGCGGGTTGGCGAAGGTCGAGCCGGCGATATCCGATACGCTGATTGCCTTCGCGGCCAAGGCCGGATCGGTTGCGTTGGACGGCGATGCCAAAAACAGTCCCTTCACGGCCGCGCTGCTGCACAACATCGCCGCTCCCGGCTTGGACTTGAGGATTGCATTCGGCCGAGTTCGCGACGAAGTGCTGAAGGTCACCAATCGTCACCAGGAGCCGTTCGTCTATGGATCACTGGGCGGCTCTGTCATCTCGATCGTCGATGCACCGAAACTGCCGCCACCGCCAACGACGGATGACATCGTCTGGAACGCCGTGAAGGATTCGACCTATCCGGCCGTGTTCGAGGAGTTCATCGCAAAGTTTCCGACGACGCCACATCTGAAGGCGGCGGAATCACGGCGTGATGAGCTCAAGCAGGCGCAAGCTGTGGCTGCCGCGCGCATACCCCCGCCGCCGACCGCCGACGAAATCGTCTGGGCGGCGATCAGGGATTCGAACTATCCCGCGATCTTCGATGATTTCCTCAGCAAGTTTCCAGCCAGCAAGCATCGAGGCGAGGCGCAATCGCGCGCCGACGAGCTGCAAAAGCAGATCGCTGCCGCTGCCGCCCGCGTTCCACCGCCTCCGACCGCCGACGAGGTCGTCTGGGATGCCATCAAAGGCTCGACGTATCCGGCAATCTTCGATGATTTCGCCAGCAAATTTCCGGCAAGCCCGCATCTGGCGGACGCCAAGGCGCGCAGGGACGAGCTGAAAAAACAGATTGCCGCCACGCAAGCTCCGCCACCTCCCGCCGCCGAGGACATCGTCTGGGCCGCGATCAAGGGATCGCGCGATCCCGCGATCTTCGATGAGTTCGTGAGTAAATATGCGGCGAGCCCGCACATCGCGGCCGCACGACAGCGCGGGGATGACCTGAGGAAGGAGATCGCTGCTGCTCAAGCGCCGCCACCTCCGCCTGCAGATGAGATCGTCTGGAACGCGATCAAGGAGTCGCACGACCCCGCGATCTTCGAGGAATATTCCGCCAAATATTCGAACAGTTCGCACGTCTCCGCCGCGCTGTCGCGTCGTGACGAGCTGAAGAAGGAACGCGCGGCGGCAGCGGCACCTCCTCCGCCCCCGCTCGCAACCGACGAGATCGTCTGGAACGCGATAAAGGACGGCCGGTCGCCGGCAATGTTCGAAGAATTTCTGAGCAAATTTCCCGAAAGCTCGCGGTCGGCAGAGGTTCGCGAACGGCTCAAGGCGTTACAGGCGGTGCAGGTGGCCTCCACCAACGCCACGCTTCCGGCTCCTGACACGACCCAGCAGCGCGAAGGATTGACGGCGCTCGGCATCAAGGTGTTGTCCGATTCGGAAGAGGCGGCTCTGAAGCAGAAGGCCAGCTTCAAGGAATGTGAAAAGTGTCCGGAGATGGTTGTGGTCCCGCCGGGCGCGTTCATGATGGGGACGTCGGAGAGTGCATCGAAACGCACCGCGGAATCGTCTCGCCACAAGGTGACGTTCGCCCATTCATTCGCGGTTGGCCGTTACGCTGTCACGTTTGCGGAATGGGACGCCTGCGTCGTCGATGGGGGATGCAATGGGTACAAGCCCTGGGACAACGGTTGGGGCCGCGGGAGACGACCGGCGATCAACATTTCCTGGTCGGATGCCAAGAGCTATGCAGCCTGGTTGTCGGCCCGCACCGGCAAGACGTACCGCCTCCTGAGCGAAGCCGAGCGGGAATATGTGACGCGCGCGGGAACGACGTCATCGTTCTGGTGGGGAGTCTCCGTGTCTCGGGGCCAGGCCAACTACGATGACAGGGCCAGCCAGGACAAGAATGCAAAGGGTGCCTCCGGGCAAAAGACGGCTCCTGTCGATTCCTTCCAGCCGAATCCGTGGGGCCTCTATCAGGTGCACGGCAATATCTGGGAATGGGTCGAGGATTGCGTCAACGACACTTATGAGGGCGCGCCTGTGGACGGGAGTCCTTGGCTGAAAGGCCGATGCGAGCAGCGTGTCCTCAGGGGAGGCTCCTGGGTCAGCAAGGCGGATGCAGTCGAAGCGGGGAGCCGTTACGGCGTGCAGTCCGAAGGACGCGTGAGCAACGTTGGATTTCGAGTCGCGAGAACCTTGAGATAG